Genomic segment of Edaphobacter bradus:
CATCTGGCTGCTCTGCCTGCTGGCCGTCCTTCCGCTGCGCGTCAGCTTTCTCTACGGGCAGATGCATCTGCTCGTACTATTCCTGCTGGTGTTGGCCTACTACTTTCACCACCGCGACCAGGAGCTCGCCTGCGGCGCATGTGTTGCATTTGCCGGTGCGCTCAAGGTGTACCCTCTGCTCTTCCTCCTCTATTTCCTCTGGAAGCGGCAGTGGCGCGCGGCACTCTCCACACTCGGCACGGCCGTCATCATCGTCGCCGTCGGAAGTCTGTGGATGGGCGGGGGTCTGCTCTATACCTACGCCACTCAGATCCTTCCGCGAAGCATGCAGGGAGAGGTGCTCGATCCCTACAATCTTCACGCCGCATCCGGCGCCGCGCTCTTTCACCGACTCTTTCTCTTCGAGCCTGAGCTCAATCCAGCGCCGCCCCTTGATTCGCCTTCCCTCTACGCCATCCTGTATCCGCTCTGGCAGATGACGATCTTCCTTCCACTGTTCGCTCTGCTTCGGCCTGCGCCTGCCGAGCCTGACCGCGAGCAGCTGGAGTGGTCAGCCTTCCTCATCGCTCTCCTTGTTCTGTCGCCCGTTCCGTCCAGTTATCACTTTGTCGTGATGATCCTCTCCATCGTCCTGCTCGTCGACTCTCTTCTCAGACGAAACAAAAATCGACTGGCGGCCCTCGCAGTCACTCTCTACTTCCTCATCTCTGCGGCTGACCTCGTTAAGCCTTCCCCGCATCTCGGCGCCGCCATGGCAACATCGCTTGCCTTCTCCCGTCTCTGGCTCGGGATCGCATTCTCCGCGCTCTTCATTATCTGCCTGTGGAGATATCCTTCCGGCGGATCAGGCAAGCACTCAACGTCCCGCCTCGCCCTGCTGCTCGTGTCCGCTGCCGTGGCCTTGATGTTGAGCATCGCCGGCTACCGACATCATTTCTTCCATCGACAGCAGGAGATGGGTCACCGCATTCCGGCGCCTTCGACGCCCTACCTCGCAACTCAGCCACGCCCTGAACGAGATGGCTATCTCTTCGTCGCTATGCTGCCCGATGGCTACCGCGTGCTCGACAAGCAGGGCCGCCAACTCACTCCCCAAGCCAGGGCGCAGAAGTCCCCGGACCAACTCACCTATGCCATCGGCGTAGACCATTCCGTGCTCCTGGAGCTTGCTGATGCCGCCGGTTCACGCATCGTCCGCGCCTCTGACGCATCGCTCGTGGCCCAGGACGCGGAGTCACCCGCCCTATCTGCCGACGGTCTTACCCTCGCCTTTGTTCGGGAAACCAAAGGGCGTGGCAGTCTTTGGATGTCGAGTTTCGACGAGCCACAAGGCCGCGCGAGTGTTGTGCCGCCAAATTCACCGACGCACATCGTCGAGGACGATAACTACGACGTCCGGAGCGCATCCTTCCTGCGTTCCGGCGCTCTTCTCTTCCTAGCGAAGCATCGCGGCCGCATGGGACTCTTCACCGTAGTCCCTGGCAACCAACCCGTCCCCTTCTTCTCGGCGGACGAAGAAATCGCGTCCTTCTCGATCTCGCCGGACGAGCGTCTCGTCGCTCTTACAGAGCTACGGCGCAACCGCTGGCAGCTTGTCTCATTCGACACAGTCTCGCGCCACGAGAGTGTGCTCACCTCAGGAGACTGCAACGCCTACACCCCCGCCTGGTTGACCTCGACGACGATCATCTACGCCACAGACTGCAGTCGCGGCCTCGGACTCACAGCATTGGCTTCCGTCAACACAGCATTTTGAGAGACTTGAGCGTAGCTTTGGTACCAAATTAGACGGCGAATGAGCAATTCGCTGAGCTCATAAACTTAACGAACTTACCCACCTTTGCTCTTAAGCGTTCAACAAAGGAAAGGAGTAGATTTCTTGGAGGTACCCCGTTTTCGCGACCAGAGTAATTCGGGCCTAAGGAAGAGGATTTATGAACGACAAGGCAGGGAAGTTGCTGGTGGTGGAGTCTGACGATGCTCTCAGGGAACACATCGTCATGGTGCTGAGCGATGCGGGATATGAGGTCTCGACCGACT
This window contains:
- a CDS encoding glycosyltransferase family 87 protein, translating into MASEITRDRPVSQGLFQHELSFQPGFETALCAALAIFLFWKGILPAWQALNTDFPNYYLVARLLREGYSLDRIYDWVWLQRIKDHWGLDQSLVGFAGLTPFSALPIVPLSIFSALNAKRIWIVANLIFLATSAELLHRSTSLGRRRIWLLCLLAVLPLRVSFLYGQMHLLVLFLLVLAYYFHHRDQELACGACVAFAGALKVYPLLFLLYFLWKRQWRAALSTLGTAVIIVAVGSLWMGGGLLYTYATQILPRSMQGEVLDPYNLHAASGAALFHRLFLFEPELNPAPPLDSPSLYAILYPLWQMTIFLPLFALLRPAPAEPDREQLEWSAFLIALLVLSPVPSSYHFVVMILSIVLLVDSLLRRNKNRLAALAVTLYFLISAADLVKPSPHLGAAMATSLAFSRLWLGIAFSALFIICLWRYPSGGSGKHSTSRLALLLVSAAVALMLSIAGYRHHFFHRQQEMGHRIPAPSTPYLATQPRPERDGYLFVAMLPDGYRVLDKQGRQLTPQARAQKSPDQLTYAIGVDHSVLLELADAAGSRIVRASDASLVAQDAESPALSADGLTLAFVRETKGRGSLWMSSFDEPQGRASVVPPNSPTHIVEDDNYDVRSASFLRSGALLFLAKHRGRMGLFTVVPGNQPVPFFSADEEIASFSISPDERLVALTELRRNRWQLVSFDTVSRHESVLTSGDCNAYTPAWLTSTTIIYATDCSRGLGLTALASVNTAF